In Agrobacterium tumefaciens, a single genomic region encodes these proteins:
- a CDS encoding 2-hydroxyacid dehydrogenase, translating to MTHKKRPTVYITRKLPDVVETRMRELFDAELNIDDSPRSEEELVAAMQRVDVLVPTVTDRITAAMIEKAGPQLKLIASFSNGIDHVDVDAAARKGITVTNTPNVLTEDSADITMALVLAVPRRMIEGTRVLANGADEWLGWSPTWMLGRRISGKRIGIVGMGRIGTAVARRAKAFGLSIHYHNRKRVNPTTEAELEATYWDSLDQMLARVDIVSVNCPSTPATYHLISARRLALMQPTSYIVNTARGDIIDEAAMIQCLREGKIAGAGLDVYENEPQVNPKLIKLAKEGKVVLLPHMGSATIEGRIEMGDKVIINIRTLFDGHRPPNRVLPGRN from the coding sequence ATGACCCACAAGAAGAGACCGACAGTCTATATCACCCGCAAATTGCCTGACGTCGTCGAGACCAGAATGCGTGAACTCTTCGATGCGGAACTGAATATCGACGACAGCCCGCGCAGTGAGGAAGAGCTTGTCGCCGCCATGCAACGGGTGGACGTGCTGGTGCCGACCGTGACCGACCGCATCACCGCCGCCATGATCGAGAAGGCCGGGCCGCAGCTGAAGCTGATCGCCAGCTTCTCCAACGGTATCGACCATGTGGACGTCGATGCCGCCGCCCGCAAAGGCATCACCGTGACGAACACACCCAATGTGCTGACCGAGGACAGCGCCGATATCACCATGGCGCTGGTGCTGGCCGTGCCGCGCCGCATGATCGAGGGCACGCGCGTGCTCGCCAATGGCGCCGATGAGTGGCTGGGCTGGTCTCCGACCTGGATGCTCGGACGCCGCATTTCCGGCAAGCGTATCGGCATTGTCGGCATGGGACGAATCGGCACGGCGGTTGCGCGCCGCGCCAAGGCCTTTGGCCTTTCCATTCATTATCATAACCGCAAGCGCGTTAACCCGACCACCGAGGCGGAGCTGGAGGCGACCTATTGGGACAGCCTCGACCAGATGCTGGCACGGGTGGACATCGTCTCGGTCAACTGCCCCTCGACGCCGGCGACCTATCACCTGATCTCGGCACGGCGGCTGGCGCTGATGCAGCCGACCAGCTACATCGTCAATACCGCGCGCGGCGATATCATCGACGAGGCGGCGATGATCCAGTGCCTGCGCGAGGGCAAGATCGCCGGCGCGGGTCTCGATGTCTATGAGAACGAGCCGCAGGTGAACCCCAAGCTCATCAAGCTCGCCAAGGAAGGCAAGGTCGTGCTGCTGCCGCATATGGGTTCGGCAACGATCGAAGGCCGCATCGAAATGGGCGACAAGGTCATCATCAACATCCGCACATTGTTCGACGGGCACCGCCCGCCGAACCGGGTGCTGCCGGGGCGGAACTGA
- a CDS encoding SH3 domain-containing protein gives MRSVVSIVCIALSLGLFGAAGEAMAQGAAKGASGLPLPRFVSLKSKRVNMRIGPSTDYAVSWMYLKSGMPVEIIQEYENWRRIRDADGTEGWVNQALLSGERTAVAAPWMRGKGKEVYVNMRREAQSGAAVTARLEPGVVFRIGECNGDWCRAEAGQASGWVSQGEIWGAYPGEAFK, from the coding sequence ATGCGCAGTGTGGTTTCTATCGTTTGCATTGCATTGTCTCTCGGCCTCTTCGGTGCGGCGGGCGAAGCCATGGCGCAGGGTGCGGCCAAGGGCGCAAGCGGCCTGCCGCTGCCGCGTTTCGTCAGCCTGAAATCCAAGCGGGTCAACATGCGCATTGGCCCCAGCACGGATTATGCCGTGTCATGGATGTATCTGAAATCGGGAATGCCGGTGGAAATCATTCAGGAATATGAAAACTGGCGGCGCATCCGCGATGCCGACGGGACGGAAGGCTGGGTCAATCAGGCCCTTCTGTCAGGCGAGCGCACAGCTGTCGCCGCTCCGTGGATGCGCGGCAAGGGCAAGGAAGTCTACGTGAACATGCGCCGTGAGGCGCAGTCTGGCGCTGCCGTTACTGCCCGCCTGGAGCCGGGCGTCGTCTTCCGGATCGGTGAATGCAATGGCGACTGGTGCCGTGCCGAGGCCGGTCAGGCCTCGGGTTGGGTATCCCAGGGGGAAATCTGGGGCGCTTACCCCGGCGAAGCCTTTAAATAA
- a CDS encoding adenosine kinase yields MTKFDVLTVGNAIVDIISRCDDRFLNDNAITKGAMNLIDAERAELLYSLMGPALEASGGSAGNTAAGVANFGGKAAYFGKVAEDQLGEIFQHDIRAQGVYFETKPEGTFPPTARSMIFVTEDGERSMNTYLGACVDLGPEDVEDDVVAQTKVTYFEGYLWDPPRAKDAIRECARIAHENGREVSMTLSDSFCVGRYRDEFLDLMRSGTVDIVFANKQEALSLYETDDFELALTKIAADCKIAAVTMSEEGAVILRGTERVKVDAYPVHDVVDTTGAGDLFAAGFLFGYTQDRPLEDCGKLGCLAAAAVIQQVGPRPMSSLKALGAKHSLI; encoded by the coding sequence ATGACGAAATTCGACGTACTGACTGTCGGCAATGCCATCGTCGACATCATCTCCCGCTGCGATGATCGCTTCCTCAATGACAATGCCATCACCAAGGGTGCGATGAACCTTATCGACGCGGAACGCGCCGAGTTGCTTTATTCGCTGATGGGACCGGCGCTCGAAGCCTCCGGCGGCAGCGCGGGCAATACGGCGGCAGGCGTTGCAAATTTCGGCGGCAAGGCTGCTTATTTCGGCAAGGTGGCCGAGGACCAGCTGGGCGAAATCTTCCAGCACGATATCCGCGCCCAGGGCGTCTATTTCGAAACGAAGCCGGAAGGCACATTCCCGCCGACGGCACGTTCGATGATCTTCGTGACCGAAGACGGCGAACGCTCGATGAATACCTATCTCGGTGCCTGCGTGGATCTCGGACCGGAAGATGTGGAAGATGACGTGGTGGCGCAGACCAAGGTCACCTATTTCGAAGGTTACCTGTGGGATCCGCCGCGCGCCAAGGACGCCATTCGCGAATGCGCCCGTATTGCCCATGAAAACGGCCGCGAAGTCTCCATGACGCTCTCCGACAGTTTCTGCGTCGGCCGCTACCGCGACGAGTTTCTGGACCTGATGCGGTCCGGCACGGTGGACATTGTTTTCGCCAACAAGCAGGAAGCGCTTTCGCTTTACGAAACCGACGACTTCGAACTGGCGCTGACCAAAATCGCCGCCGATTGCAAGATCGCGGCGGTAACGATGAGCGAAGAAGGCGCCGTTATCCTGCGCGGCACGGAACGCGTGAAGGTGGACGCCTATCCCGTGCATGACGTGGTCGATACGACGGGCGCCGGCGATCTTTTCGCTGCAGGCTTCCTCTTCGGTTATACTCAGGACCGTCCGCTCGAAGATTGCGGCAAGCTTGGCTGCCTTGCGGCTGCCGCCGTCATTCAACAGGTCGGGCCACGCCCCATGTCATCGCTGAAGGCGCTGGGCGCAAAACACAGCCTTATTTAA
- a CDS encoding AEC family transporter, whose translation MSAVAANVAPIFILILIGWLTVKAGLFRADAGDILSDFVFKIAVPTLIFRTLAEANFHGASPFRLWITYFAGVAVTWTVGHIVTRYVFKQDVRIAVIAGISSAFANNIFIGLPLVGRSVGDEGLVALSILLAIHLPVMMIAGTILMENATHKAVGGEKRGMAAVFKQVGRNLVTNPLVIGLAIGLSTNVSGVALTPILKTVVDQIASMAGPAALISLGMALTKYTIRGNMGIAVTMTVFKLLLLPACVWAMGHALGLSREWTAALVLTSSVPTGVNAWLIANRFGIGHSVAASTISISTATGVLSVSLWAWLLS comes from the coding sequence ATGTCTGCCGTTGCCGCGAATGTCGCCCCGATTTTCATTCTCATCCTGATCGGCTGGCTCACCGTCAAGGCCGGTCTGTTCAGGGCCGATGCCGGCGATATCCTGAGCGATTTCGTGTTCAAGATTGCGGTGCCGACATTGATCTTCCGCACGCTTGCGGAAGCGAATTTCCACGGGGCCTCGCCCTTCCGTCTCTGGATAACCTATTTCGCCGGCGTGGCCGTCACCTGGACGGTCGGGCATATCGTCACCCGTTATGTCTTCAAGCAGGATGTCCGCATCGCCGTCATCGCCGGCATTTCCTCGGCCTTTGCGAATAACATCTTCATCGGCTTGCCGCTGGTCGGGCGTTCGGTGGGGGATGAGGGGCTGGTGGCTCTCTCCATCCTGCTCGCCATCCATCTGCCGGTCATGATGATCGCCGGCACGATCCTGATGGAAAATGCCACGCACAAGGCGGTCGGTGGCGAAAAGCGTGGCATGGCTGCGGTCTTCAAACAGGTGGGCCGCAATCTCGTGACCAATCCGCTGGTGATCGGTCTTGCTATCGGGCTTTCGACCAATGTTTCCGGCGTGGCGCTGACACCCATTTTGAAAACCGTGGTCGACCAGATCGCCTCGATGGCGGGGCCGGCGGCTCTCATCTCGCTTGGCATGGCGCTGACGAAATACACCATTCGCGGCAATATGGGCATTGCCGTCACCATGACCGTTTTCAAGCTGCTGCTTCTGCCCGCCTGCGTATGGGCCATGGGCCACGCTCTCGGCCTCAGCCGCGAATGGACGGCGGCGCTGGTGCTCACCTCGTCGGTGCCGACGGGCGTGAATGCCTGGCTGATCGCCAACCGCTTCGGTATCGGCCACAGTGTCGCGGCCTCCACCATCAGCATTTCCACAGCGACCGGCGTTCTGTCCGTATCGCTATGGGCCTGGCTGCTGAGCTGA
- a CDS encoding class I SAM-dependent methyltransferase → MSRDAVKTLFHPFASDMLAMPKEGERVLFLGAEAGPRLDGFDAEIVAVQHLRPLYRALEAQGAGVAPAVSGEDYDAALLLCGKHRGENENRVAEALTRVKAGGLIVAAGSKEDGIVTLRKTLAKIGIESESTPKYHGVAIWFKRPDDVSAVASKLAQKPVTVDGRFTALPGMFSHDRVDDGSELLASRLPTDFDGNAADFGAGWGYLTIMLAEKSPRTARIDLFEADWNALEFAKTNLLENNPRLTARFFWQDLANEPPKEKYDLIIMNPPFHAAGQAAEPALGQAFIKTAAGALRSGGKLLMVANRGLPYEPVLAAEFRTTAEVCRNARFKILSAQK, encoded by the coding sequence ATGAGCCGTGACGCCGTGAAAACCCTTTTCCATCCCTTTGCCTCGGACATGCTTGCCATGCCGAAAGAGGGCGAACGCGTTCTGTTTCTGGGAGCGGAAGCCGGCCCGCGGCTGGATGGCTTCGACGCAGAGATCGTCGCGGTTCAGCACCTTCGGCCGCTCTATCGCGCTCTTGAGGCTCAGGGCGCAGGGGTCGCCCCTGCCGTTTCTGGCGAAGACTACGATGCGGCGTTGCTGCTTTGCGGCAAACACCGTGGCGAGAACGAGAACCGTGTCGCAGAAGCGCTTACGCGCGTGAAGGCCGGCGGATTGATCGTCGCGGCCGGATCGAAGGAAGATGGCATCGTGACGCTGCGCAAGACGCTGGCGAAGATCGGCATCGAGTCGGAATCGACACCGAAATATCACGGCGTCGCAATCTGGTTCAAACGGCCGGACGATGTCTCAGCCGTCGCCTCCAAACTCGCCCAGAAGCCCGTGACGGTGGATGGTCGCTTTACTGCCCTGCCCGGCATGTTCTCCCATGATCGCGTGGATGACGGTTCGGAGCTTCTCGCATCGCGCCTGCCGACCGACTTTGACGGCAATGCCGCCGATTTTGGTGCGGGCTGGGGTTATCTCACCATCATGCTGGCGGAAAAATCACCGCGCACCGCCCGTATCGATCTTTTCGAAGCGGACTGGAATGCGCTTGAGTTCGCCAAGACCAATCTTCTCGAAAACAATCCGCGCCTGACGGCGCGCTTCTTCTGGCAGGATCTGGCAAACGAGCCGCCGAAGGAAAAATACGACCTGATCATCATGAACCCGCCTTTCCATGCCGCGGGACAGGCAGCAGAACCCGCCCTCGGACAGGCCTTTATCAAGACGGCCGCAGGCGCGTTGCGCAGCGGCGGCAAGCTGCTGATGGTGGCCAATCGTGGCCTGCCCTATGAACCGGTTCTGGCGGCGGAATTCCGCACGACCGCCGAAGTGTGCCGCAACGCCCGCTTCAAGATTCTGAGCGCCCAGAAGTAA
- the pnp gene encoding polyribonucleotide nucleotidyltransferase, producing MFNKHSVEIEWAGRPLKLETGKVARQADGAVIATYGETMVLATVVSAKSPKPGQDFFPLTVNYQEKTYAAGKIPGGYFKREGRPSEKETLVSRLIDRPIRPLFPEGYKNDTQVVVTVIQHDLENDPDVLSMVAASAALTLSGIPFMGPVGGARVGYINGEYVLNPHLDEMDESVLDLVVAGTQDAVLMVESEAKELNEDVMLGAVMFGHKGFQPVIDAIIKLAEVAAKEPREFEPEDFSALENEMLGLAEAELRTAYKITEKAARYAAVDAVKAKVKAHFLPEEGEAKYSPEEIGAVFKHLQAKIVRWNVLDTKSRIDGRDLSTVRPIISEVGLLPRTHGSALFTRGETQAIVVATLGTGEDEQYVDSLTGMYKERFLLHYNFPPYSVGETGRMGSPGRREIGHGKLAWRAIRPMLPTAEQFPYTLRVVSEITESNGSSSMATVCGTSLALMDAGVPLAKPVAGIAMGLILEGERFAVLSDILGDEDHLGDMDFKVAGTADGITSLQMDIKIAGITEEIMKIALEQAQGGRKHILGEMANAITESRGQLGEFAPRIEVMNIPVDKIREVIGSGGKVIREIVEKTGAKINIEDDGTVKIASSSGKEIEAARKWIHSIVAEPEVGQIYEGTVVKTADFGAFVNFFGARDGLVHISQLASERVAKTSDVVKEGDKVWVKLMGFDERGKVRLSMKVVDQATGKEVAADKKDGEAAAE from the coding sequence ATGTTCAATAAGCACTCCGTGGAAATCGAATGGGCAGGCCGCCCGCTGAAGCTCGAGACCGGCAAGGTTGCCCGTCAGGCTGACGGCGCCGTCATCGCAACCTACGGCGAGACGATGGTTCTCGCGACCGTGGTTTCCGCAAAGTCTCCGAAGCCCGGCCAGGACTTCTTCCCGCTGACCGTCAACTACCAGGAAAAGACCTACGCAGCCGGCAAGATCCCCGGTGGCTATTTCAAGCGCGAAGGCCGTCCTTCCGAAAAGGAAACTCTGGTTTCCCGTCTGATCGACCGTCCTATCCGCCCGCTGTTTCCTGAAGGCTACAAGAACGACACGCAGGTTGTCGTCACGGTCATTCAGCACGATCTGGAAAATGATCCGGACGTTCTGTCGATGGTTGCCGCATCTGCTGCGCTCACACTGTCCGGCATTCCTTTCATGGGCCCGGTCGGCGGCGCGCGCGTTGGCTACATCAACGGCGAATACGTTCTGAACCCGCATCTCGACGAGATGGATGAATCGGTTCTCGATCTGGTTGTCGCCGGCACGCAGGACGCCGTCCTGATGGTGGAATCGGAAGCCAAGGAACTCAACGAAGACGTCATGCTCGGCGCCGTCATGTTCGGCCACAAGGGCTTCCAGCCGGTTATCGACGCGATCATCAAGCTCGCCGAAGTTGCCGCCAAGGAGCCGCGCGAATTCGAACCGGAAGATTTCTCCGCGCTCGAAAACGAAATGCTCGGTCTTGCCGAAGCCGAACTGCGCACCGCCTACAAGATCACCGAAAAGGCTGCCCGTTACGCCGCCGTCGACGCCGTGAAGGCGAAGGTCAAGGCTCACTTCCTGCCGGAAGAAGGCGAAGCGAAGTACAGCCCGGAAGAAATCGGCGCTGTCTTCAAGCACCTTCAGGCGAAGATCGTTCGCTGGAACGTTCTCGACACCAAGAGCCGCATCGACGGCCGCGACTTGTCGACCGTTCGCCCGATCATCTCGGAAGTCGGCCTGCTGCCGCGCACGCACGGTTCGGCTCTCTTCACTCGTGGTGAAACCCAGGCGATCGTTGTTGCGACGCTCGGCACCGGCGAAGACGAACAGTATGTCGACAGCCTGACCGGCATGTACAAGGAACGCTTCCTGCTGCATTACAACTTCCCGCCCTACTCGGTCGGTGAAACAGGCCGCATGGGCTCCCCGGGCCGTCGCGAAATCGGTCACGGCAAGCTCGCATGGCGCGCCATCCGTCCGATGCTGCCGACCGCGGAACAGTTCCCCTACACGCTGCGCGTCGTTTCCGAAATCACCGAGTCCAACGGCTCCTCGTCGATGGCAACGGTTTGCGGCACTTCGCTTGCACTGATGGACGCCGGCGTTCCGCTGGCAAAGCCGGTTGCCGGCATCGCCATGGGCCTGATCCTCGAAGGCGAGCGTTTTGCCGTTCTCTCCGACATTCTCGGTGACGAAGATCACCTCGGCGACATGGACTTCAAGGTTGCGGGTACTGCCGATGGCATCACCTCGCTGCAGATGGACATCAAGATCGCCGGTATCACCGAAGAGATCATGAAGATCGCTCTGGAGCAGGCACAGGGTGGCCGCAAGCACATCCTCGGCGAAATGGCCAACGCCATCACCGAAAGCCGTGGCCAGCTCGGCGAATTTGCACCGCGCATCGAAGTCATGAACATTCCGGTCGACAAGATCCGTGAAGTCATCGGTTCGGGCGGCAAGGTCATTCGCGAAATCGTCGAAAAGACCGGCGCCAAGATCAACATCGAAGACGACGGCACCGTCAAGATCGCTTCCTCTTCCGGCAAGGAAATCGAAGCGGCCCGCAAGTGGATCCACTCCATCGTTGCGGAACCGGAAGTCGGCCAGATCTACGAAGGCACTGTTGTCAAGACCGCTGATTTCGGCGCTTTTGTCAACTTCTTCGGGGCCCGTGACGGCCTCGTCCACATCTCGCAGCTCGCTTCCGAGCGCGTTGCCAAGACCTCCGACGTCGTCAAGGAAGGCGACAAGGTCTGGGTCAAGCTGATGGGCTTCGACGAGCGCGGCAAGGTTCGCCTGTCCATGAAGGTTGTCGACCAGGCAACCGGCAAGGAAGTCGCTGCCGACAAGAAAGACGGCGAAGCCGCTGCCGAATAA
- the rpsO gene encoding 30S ribosomal protein S15 has product MSITAERKAALITEYATKAGDTGSPEVQVAILTERINNLTGHFKDHKKDNHSRRGLLTLVSSRRSLLDYLKKKDEARYTKLIGALGIRR; this is encoded by the coding sequence ATGTCGATTACTGCAGAGCGCAAAGCCGCCCTCATCACGGAATATGCCACCAAGGCAGGCGACACCGGTTCTCCGGAAGTTCAGGTCGCAATCCTGACCGAGCGGATCAACAACCTGACCGGTCACTTCAAGGACCACAAGAAGGACAACCACTCCCGTCGTGGCCTTCTGACGCTCGTTTCGAGCCGCCGTTCGCTTCTCGACTATCTGAAGAAGAAGGACGAAGCCCGTTACACCAAGCTGATCGGTGCTCTCGGCATTCGCCGCTAA
- the truB gene encoding tRNA pseudouridine(55) synthase TruB, protein MSKPRKQQHRKPKGRPISGWLILDKPLDFGSTEAVSKIKWLFNAQKAGHAGTLDPLASGMLPIALGDATKTVPYVMDGRKIYEFTVTWGEQRATDDLEGEVVDSSDQRPDEQAIRDILPNYTGVIMQTPPQFSAIKIAGERAYDLARDGETVEIPAREVEIHRLTLLACPDADTAHFEVECGKGTYVRALARDMGRDLGCFGHISELRRTMVAPFGEDMMVPLETLTALEAIEDRDERLEALDAFLIDTAEALSSLPRLIINDDQAHRLKMGNPILLRGRDAPANHPEAYATAHGKLVAIGEIGEGEFRPKRVFG, encoded by the coding sequence ATGTCCAAACCACGTAAACAGCAGCACCGCAAACCCAAGGGCCGTCCGATTTCGGGCTGGCTCATCCTCGACAAGCCGCTCGATTTCGGCTCCACAGAGGCCGTTTCCAAGATCAAATGGCTGTTCAACGCGCAGAAGGCCGGCCATGCCGGTACGCTTGATCCGCTCGCTTCCGGCATGCTGCCAATCGCACTCGGCGACGCCACCAAGACTGTTCCTTACGTCATGGACGGCCGGAAGATTTACGAATTTACCGTGACCTGGGGCGAGCAGCGCGCGACTGACGATCTGGAAGGCGAGGTGGTCGACTCCTCCGACCAGCGGCCGGACGAGCAGGCGATCCGTGATATTCTGCCCAATTATACCGGCGTGATCATGCAGACCCCGCCGCAGTTTTCCGCCATCAAGATCGCCGGCGAGCGCGCCTATGATCTGGCGCGTGACGGCGAGACGGTGGAAATTCCCGCCCGTGAGGTGGAAATTCACCGCCTGACGCTGCTTGCCTGCCCCGACGCCGATACCGCGCATTTCGAAGTGGAATGCGGCAAGGGCACCTATGTGCGAGCGCTGGCGCGCGACATGGGCCGCGATCTCGGCTGTTTCGGCCATATTTCAGAACTGCGCCGCACCATGGTCGCCCCTTTCGGCGAAGACATGATGGTTCCGCTCGAAACGCTGACGGCGCTGGAAGCGATAGAAGATCGTGACGAACGGTTGGAAGCGCTGGATGCTTTCCTGATCGATACGGCCGAGGCGCTGTCCTCACTTCCCCGCCTCATCATCAACGATGATCAAGCGCACAGGCTGAAAATGGGCAACCCCATCCTGCTGCGCGGGCGTGATGCGCCGGCCAATCACCCGGAAGCCTATGCCACCGCGCATGGCAAACTGGTCGCCATCGGCGAGATTGGCGAAGGCGAGTTCAGGCCGAAGCGGGTTTTTGGCTAA
- the rbfA gene encoding 30S ribosome-binding factor RbfA, whose product MAKATSSAPSQRMLRVGEQVRAALTQILQRGEVRDDLIESTVISISEVRMSPDLKIATAYVTPLGVADHTDIISALNRHAKFMRGRLGPQLRQMKYMPELRFRDDTSFDNYQKIDALLRSPEVQRDLGPSNEKDDEQN is encoded by the coding sequence ATGGCAAAAGCTACATCATCGGCCCCTTCGCAACGCATGCTGCGCGTCGGCGAACAGGTGCGCGCCGCCCTGACCCAGATTCTCCAGCGCGGCGAAGTCCGCGACGATCTGATCGAAAGCACTGTCATTTCCATTTCGGAAGTGCGCATGTCGCCCGATCTGAAGATCGCAACCGCTTACGTGACGCCGCTTGGCGTTGCTGATCACACCGACATCATCAGCGCGCTGAACCGCCACGCCAAGTTCATGCGCGGCCGCCTCGGGCCCCAGCTTCGGCAGATGAAATACATGCCGGAACTGCGCTTCCGCGACGATACGAGTTTCGACAATTACCAGAAGATCGACGCGCTCCTGCGCTCGCCTGAAGTGCAGCGCGATCTCGGGCCTTCAAACGAAAAAGACGACGAACAGAACTGA